The proteins below come from a single Triticum aestivum cultivar Chinese Spring chromosome 5D, IWGSC CS RefSeq v2.1, whole genome shotgun sequence genomic window:
- the LOC123126080 gene encoding uncharacterized protein — protein sequence MPSRPRARGLKPVQVPESRCPRCCSSVPHARRREPHRASTFRPPRWCRYCTRANDRQICDYHGCSTGHLPGRSIFLFCKWGMSASEHTGEHAGELRSSPSELQRLPRKLHPHGWAVAWAKPVTRMAAEGWDRRPGWPAKTGGDQRRGGQARGWRRGETRAGGETGFLFPFVLARGRRRPDWKRSNGSGRTDLTARVGPAEVFGRCAGT from the exons ATGCCCTCTCGACCACGAGCTCGCGGCCTCAAGCCCGTTCAGGTGCCGGAGTCCCGGTGTCCCCGTTGTTGTTCAAGCGTGCCACATGCTCGACGCCGCGAGCCACACCGCGCCTCGACCTTCCGCCCGCCCAGATG GTGTCGATATTGTACCAGAGCCAATGACCGTCAGATTTGTGATTATCACG GTTGCAGCACTGGGCATCTCCCTGGGCGCTCGATTTTTTTGTTTTGCAAGTGGGGGATGAGCGCCAGTGAGCACACCGGTGAGCACGCCGGTGAGCTCCGGTCGTCACCATCGGAGCTACAACGGTTGCCACGGAAGCTACACCCGCATGGGTGGGCTGTTGCATGGGCGAAGCCGGTGACGAGGATGGCCGCCGAGGGCTGGGACCGGCGACCAGGGTGGCCGGCGAAGACGGGCGGCGATCAGAGACGGGGAGGGCAGGCGAGGGGGTGGCGACGAGGGGAAACACGTGCGGGCGGCGAGACGGGGTTCCTTTTCCCGTTCGtgctcgcgagaggaagaagacgacctgATTGGAAAAGATCCAACGGATCTGGACGGACCGATCTGACGGCTAGGGTTGGACCGGCTGAAgtgttcggccggtgcgccggcacCTAG
- the LOC123123627 gene encoding pentatricopeptide repeat-containing protein At1g31790 isoform X2, whose protein sequence is MARCSPAKPLCTTAAAPRPSRRRGLLISASASPATTSTRTHRLLALPKPPKPPPPPPLLPRPRLPISNEAPTNGKPDDRREPSTGAASSGSGSSSGAGDVLRLMGLLRVAPDEDVYVSLLRGSVDAAEVAAVHAHVAARAASGLPLPLANRLLLAYATCGDMSAARKVFDEIPVKDGITWATMVSAYSDGCFHDEAIRLFTRMCQEEQGLAGDLLGHAIVAVLRSCARLSRLRGFGEQVHALVVKTKRVCGDTGSSLLQLYIASNQHDSARQVLQAMRCCSQEPVPEAAWTSFMTACHRDGLLDEAIYVFRDMVSSGVARSSFSLSTILAVCAESENCRCYGQQVHGDAIKHGVETDQFVVSGLVHMYAKQGRLADAARAFEAVGGKPDAVCWNAMAMGYARGGWYREATRMMYQMKAAGLDLPGLNVVGMACSS, encoded by the exons ATGGCGCGCTGCTCCCCGGCGAAGCCGCTTTGCACCACCGCCGCGGCCCCGCGCCCCTCTCGCCGCCGCGGTCTGCTCATCAGCGCCTCTGCTTCCCCGGCCACGACATCAACAAGAACGCACCGGCTGTTGGCCCTACCGAAGCCGCctaaaccaccgccgccgccgcctctcctcccgcGCCCAAGGCTCCCCATCTCCAACGAAGCCCCCACCAACGGCAAGCCAGACGACCGCCGTGAACCATCGACGGGCGCGGCGTCCTCTGGCTCTGGGTCGTCCTCGGGCGCCGGAGACGTGCTCCGCCTCATGGGCTTGCTCCGCGTCGCGCCCGACGAGGACGTCTACGTCTCCCTCCTCAGGGGCTCCGTCGACGCCGCCGAGGTCGCCGCCGTGCACGCCCACGTCGCCGCACGCGCCGCGTCTGGCCTCCCCCTCCCGCTGGCCAACCGGCTGCTGCTCGCCTACGCGACCTGCGGTGACATGTCCgccgcccgcaaggtgttcgacgaaATTCCCGTGAAAGACGGCATCACGTGGGCGACCATGGTGTCCGCCTACTCTGATGGGTGTTTCCACGACGAAGCGATAAGGCTCTTCACCCGCATGTGCCAAGAAGAACAGGGGCTTGCTGGTGATCTGCTTGGCCATGCCATTGTGGCAGTGCTGCGGTCATGTGCTCGGCTGAGCAGATTAAGGGGCTTTGGTGAGCAGGTACATGCGCTCGTCGTCAAGACAAAGAGAGTCTGCGGTGATACTGGTAGTTCGCTGCTGCAGCTGTACATCGCAAGTAATCAGCATGACAGTGCGCGGCAAGTGCTTCAGGCGATGAGGTGTTGTTCCCAGGAGCCAGTGCCCGAGGCAGCCTGGACTAGCTTCATGACAGCTTGCCACCGAGATGGACTGCTGGATGAGGCCATCTACGTCTTCAGGGACATGGTGTCCTCCGGAGTCGCCAGGAGCAGCTTCTCCCTGTCTACTATCCTTGCGGTATGTGCAGAATCAGAGAACTGCAGGTGCTATGGGCAGCAAGTGCATGGTGATGCCATCAAGCACGGCGTGGAAACAGACCAGTTCGTTGTGTCTGGGTTGGTCCACATGTATGCGAAGCAAGGAAGGCTTGCAGATGCCGCGAGGGCATTTGAGGCAGTGGGTGGCAAGCCTGACGCGGTGTGCTGGAATGCCATGGCCATGGGGTATGCACGCGGTGGGTGGTACAGAGAGGCCACCAGAATGATGTACCAGATGAAAGCTGCTGGACTGGATCTTCCTGGACTAAATGTGGTTGGAATGGCCTGCTCCAG TTGA
- the LOC123123627 gene encoding pentatricopeptide repeat-containing protein At1g31790 isoform X1 produces MARCSPAKPLCTTAAAPRPSRRRGLLISASASPATTSTRTHRLLALPKPPKPPPPPPLLPRPRLPISNEAPTNGKPDDRREPSTGAASSGSGSSSGAGDVLRLMGLLRVAPDEDVYVSLLRGSVDAAEVAAVHAHVAARAASGLPLPLANRLLLAYATCGDMSAARKVFDEIPVKDGITWATMVSAYSDGCFHDEAIRLFTRMCQEEQGLAGDLLGHAIVAVLRSCARLSRLRGFGEQVHALVVKTKRVCGDTGSSLLQLYIASNQHDSARQVLQAMRCCSQEPVPEAAWTSFMTACHRDGLLDEAIYVFRDMVSSGVARSSFSLSTILAVCAESENCRCYGQQVHGDAIKHGVETDQFVVSGLVHMYAKQGRLADAARAFEAVGGKPDAVCWNAMAMGYARGGWYREATRMMYQMKAAGLDLPGLNVVGMACSR; encoded by the coding sequence ATGGCGCGCTGCTCCCCGGCGAAGCCGCTTTGCACCACCGCCGCGGCCCCGCGCCCCTCTCGCCGCCGCGGTCTGCTCATCAGCGCCTCTGCTTCCCCGGCCACGACATCAACAAGAACGCACCGGCTGTTGGCCCTACCGAAGCCGCctaaaccaccgccgccgccgcctctcctcccgcGCCCAAGGCTCCCCATCTCCAACGAAGCCCCCACCAACGGCAAGCCAGACGACCGCCGTGAACCATCGACGGGCGCGGCGTCCTCTGGCTCTGGGTCGTCCTCGGGCGCCGGAGACGTGCTCCGCCTCATGGGCTTGCTCCGCGTCGCGCCCGACGAGGACGTCTACGTCTCCCTCCTCAGGGGCTCCGTCGACGCCGCCGAGGTCGCCGCCGTGCACGCCCACGTCGCCGCACGCGCCGCGTCTGGCCTCCCCCTCCCGCTGGCCAACCGGCTGCTGCTCGCCTACGCGACCTGCGGTGACATGTCCgccgcccgcaaggtgttcgacgaaATTCCCGTGAAAGACGGCATCACGTGGGCGACCATGGTGTCCGCCTACTCTGATGGGTGTTTCCACGACGAAGCGATAAGGCTCTTCACCCGCATGTGCCAAGAAGAACAGGGGCTTGCTGGTGATCTGCTTGGCCATGCCATTGTGGCAGTGCTGCGGTCATGTGCTCGGCTGAGCAGATTAAGGGGCTTTGGTGAGCAGGTACATGCGCTCGTCGTCAAGACAAAGAGAGTCTGCGGTGATACTGGTAGTTCGCTGCTGCAGCTGTACATCGCAAGTAATCAGCATGACAGTGCGCGGCAAGTGCTTCAGGCGATGAGGTGTTGTTCCCAGGAGCCAGTGCCCGAGGCAGCCTGGACTAGCTTCATGACAGCTTGCCACCGAGATGGACTGCTGGATGAGGCCATCTACGTCTTCAGGGACATGGTGTCCTCCGGAGTCGCCAGGAGCAGCTTCTCCCTGTCTACTATCCTTGCGGTATGTGCAGAATCAGAGAACTGCAGGTGCTATGGGCAGCAAGTGCATGGTGATGCCATCAAGCACGGCGTGGAAACAGACCAGTTCGTTGTGTCTGGGTTGGTCCACATGTATGCGAAGCAAGGAAGGCTTGCAGATGCCGCGAGGGCATTTGAGGCAGTGGGTGGCAAGCCTGACGCGGTGTGCTGGAATGCCATGGCCATGGGGTATGCACGCGGTGGGTGGTACAGAGAGGCCACCAGAATGATGTACCAGATGAAAGCTGCTGGACTGGATCTTCCTGGACTAAATGTGGTTGGAATGGCCTGCTCCAGGTGA
- the LOC123123626 gene encoding uncharacterized protein, protein MNNRIFDVLLTEKLSYIGDAFTSIAYVECTRKSDNIWRTVLSRVHTLVLAIFLCPLVAVYMGGLVVSTMLSVWHLIQQDYHADGVRNLKKALLVLYSLVLLQGVTFCYKLMNSWAKGSIVNAVVHERGFDKDCRDGISDYIRETMIGCEKDPSSVKGRNLITYAVGLMESKSPDDYISGVRILDAFAKKLEAAVKEVEGVDDPHQYTRENILKKHLIMSAASPDIVQKLLQTLGRISIYDRETRGHAARVVASIAHDIHLGKYPKAIGYISSLLDTYEEYSILQPYRADWLYETYEQDFKQISLPVNQDDIVEQGDYDVGFAKTYKKLLEVESDHDLLQAYKRLVEQGFRILRKLAANNDNCRVMFGTPYLLPKIMAPVTSDLLHHRNEDGRMKHIDNAACYSIVQGSMKVIAQLTAATGQIGTKLRDEISCSMELITAMRTILECKECNEMLQKIAIWILTHLHQDENSSPGHEGTQEFITMLVDIMTHDKKYKEARRVVAAKALVALSSETGSARIIMESNNNLIHSLTRLIVEKRRCSQMAAEILENICIHCNGDVQSLKTLKEAMPIVVPKLLEEILFWPTEDI, encoded by the exons ATGAACAACAGGATCTTCGATGTGCTTCTGACTGAAAAGCTGAGCTATATTGGAGATGCATTTACTAGCATCGCGTATGTTGAATGCACCAGAAAGTCGGACAACATATGGCGAACTGTTCTGTCCAGGGTTCATACTCTGGTCTTGGCCATTTTCTTGTGCCCTCTGGTGGCTGTCTACATGGGTGGGTTGGTAGTTTCGACCATGCTTTCGGTGTGGCATCTGATACAACAAGATTACCATGCTGACGGAGTTAGAAACCTGAAGAAGGCGCTGCTTGTCTTGTATTCCCTTGTTCTGCTCCAGGGTGTGACTTTCTGCTATAAGCTCATGAATAGTTGGGCAAAGGGGTCTATAGTGAATGCAGTAGTCCACGAAAGAGGCTTTGATAAGGATTGTCGTGATGGGATATCGGATTACATACGTGAAACAATGATCGGATGTGAAAAGGACCCATCTTCCGTTAAAGGAAGGAACCTCATCACATATGCTGTGGGCCTGATGGAGTCTAAGTCGCCTGACGACTACATTTCCGGGGTAAGGATCCTGGACGCTTTCGCCAAAAAACTGGAGGCAGCAGTGAAAGAGGTCGAGGGGGTAGACGATCCGCACCAATACACAAGGGAGAATATACTCAAGAAACATCTGATAATGTCTGCAGCCTCTCCCGATATAGTCCAGAAGCTGCTGCAGACATTGGGCCGCATAAGCATATATGACAGAGAGACGAGGGGGCATGCCGCAAGGGTAGTGGCGAGCATTGCTCACGACATCCATTTGGGGAAATATCCAAAGGCAATTGGCTACATATCTTCCCTCCTTGACACATACGAAGAATACAGTATTCTCCAACCATATAGGGCAGACTGGCTGTACGAGACATATGAACAAGATTTCAAGCAAATATCCTTGCCGGTGAACCAAGATGACATCGTTGAGCAAGGGGACTATGATGTTGGCTTTGCGAAAACCTACAAGAAGCTGCTGGAGGTTGAGAGTGACCATGACCTTCTGCAGGCCTACAAAAGGCTGGTGGAGCAAGGCTTTCGCATCCTTCGGAAGCTCGCAGCCAACAATGACAACTGCAGAGTCATGTTCGGCACCCCATATCTGCTGCCAAAGATTATGGCGCCTGTGACCTCCGACCTACTCCACCACCGCAATGAGGATGGCCGCATGAAGCACATTGACAATGCTGCATGTTACAGCATAGTACAAGGTTCAATGAAGGTGATTGCCCAGCTCACGGCTGCTACAGGGCAGATAGGCACCAAGCTGCGTGATGAAATATCATGCAGTATGGAATTGATCACAGCCATGAGGACGATTCTCGAGTGTAAAGAATGCAATGAGATGCTGCAGAAAATAGCTATTTGGATTCTCACGCACCTACACCAGGATGAAAATTCCAGTCCAGGGCATGAAGGGACACAAGAATTCATTACGATGTTGGTTGACATCATGACCCATGATAAAAAGTACAAGGAGGCTAGAAGGGTGGTAGCAGCTAAAGCACTGGTGGCTCTATCATCCGAAACCGGGAGTGCCAGGATTATCATGGAGTCAAATAACAATCTTATTCACAGTCTGACTAGATTGATTGTTGAAAAACGAAGATGCTCACAAATGGCAGCTGAAATCCTTGAAAATATATGCATTCATTGCAACGGTGATGTTCAAAGCCTCAAAACGCTGAAGGAAGCTATGCCCATTGTGGTTCCAAAG CTGCTTGAAGAAATACTTTTTTGGCCAACAGAAGACATATAG